The genomic interval CCTGAAATATAATGGTTGTAATGGTTGAGCTTAGGAAGTAAGAACTGTGATTTGGGATTAGTATCTGACATGAAGCAGTAAGGATCGTTGGCTCACAGTGCAAGTTGATGGAAGACATTTGCTCATGCCAAAAGCAGCCAAAAGAACATAAAGCATGACAACCCCAAGAGTCACTAATCTTGATCCCATTTTTGTGCCAATTCTTACCTGTTTGTATATACAAACACGAGACAAGaacagtttttttaaatgaaacgtaaacatatttttcaaaagttACAAAAGTGAAATGCTGAAGCGAATTTAGACATTGGTCTTGAGCAGAATACCAGGGGGGACATTTTTCCAACAGCACGATCTCCATCGATCTGCAGAATTTCAGACTCCATTAATGATAACAATGTTATTCGTAAATATCTTAGCACATTGCTAACTTATGCCAAGGGAATTATACCTGATGAAAATGGCTGCAGAAGAGTATCAGAGTAGTCGTCAACCCAACTAGAATGGATGAAGCTATGACTGTTTTATTGAGAGGGAGAAGAGATGTTCCACTGACAATTGaaatatttcaagataaattatttagttataaataataaatgaccATAACATTCTCCTGGGAAATGAAAGTGAGTGGGGGAAACTTCTTGCTTTAGAAGATACCTTGATGTGTTTCTGCTGCTGTTTGAGAAATAGAAAGCTGTGGTTGCCAATGGACCAAATGCTGCAAAACATAATGGTTCACCTAGTCCCTTGTAACTTAACCGGAATGGTGGACACTGCCCAAATAGAGAAAAGgtaaaatacaaaagaaaaaataagtgCAAGTTCTTTTGGGGAAAAATGAGTAGTTGAACTGATCGATTTTCTCATGTAAAGCGGGGTAAGTTATtagcaaataattaattacattttcgcaaaaaatctCTAtgaaaaagttgctttaaaacaacaaataaacctatttttaaagtttgaaataattaatacgtAACTAATCATGAGCTAAATACTTATCTCATTTGCGTGAGCAAATTAGTTCAACCTATTTTGCCCTAAAGAACTCGCCCTAATTGCAATTTTGAGGAGGTCAAACATGGTGAACAAATAAGTCGGTTCAGGTTTAGCTATCTCAAATACAGTAGACGACAGCTTCTTGCAAAAAAAGGCACATTTTGATATACTGTGTTTCATGGTGATAAAGGGTAGAAAACCTTACCTGATATACATAACCACATAGGATTGCACATATCACCAACAAAATGAACCTTGCGTCCCCAGCTTTGGCAAAGGCCCAAAATAGCCCCACAAATCCGAACAGGAGAGAAATATTTGCAGCATTTTGTGTCACCGTTCTACTGCAGAGTGCCAGAATGCATTACGATGTAACATTAACATATGTTTTCACTTCTAGGAAAAACCTGGTATACTAGTTACAATTTTGCTTGTGTTAGCATTACCTGCCAATAATGTGAACAACAGATTCCTTCTTGTCCTTGTCAGCCCCAGTATCTGAATCGTAAACATCATTGCTGCAATGAAACCAAACTCTCAAGAACGAGAGAACATGACAGATCAACGGACCATGTTACTTTCTCTTATCCATGTACAACTAAGCGCTACCTTAGATTGAGCCAAGTGATCACAAGGACTGCTGCAGCCAACAGAACAAAGTAGCGTTTCCCAAAGAATGAACCTGCATGATGGTAAGCACAGGCGCTTCCTACCTGCACGCAATCGAAATATGCATGCAGTGGTTAAGAAATTGGGAACTGCATACGGCACAATATGTTATGCAACTTTCAAATTTAATTGCAAAGTCTGCATTTTGAGGAACCAATTAATCGATCCTTTTTCTCATTATAGGTTTGAAGGTGTGGAACATGGACTGAGTGAAGCTTCTGTATCAGCAGTAATCTCACCGTGAGTGGCACGAGCGCCACGGAGTAGATTGGAAGCTTCGCCGCCCTCCAGAGCAGCGTCCCGCGGGAGAGCTCGCCGTCTTCCGCGCCTTCACCGGACGCGGCTGTAGCGGTAGCGCAGCACCGCTCTCGACGAAGCGCGCgaggcctcctcctcctcgcagcGGTGGTGGCAGcaacgctgctgctgctgcgaggGCGATGGCGGGGACACGCGAGGTGGGAGACGAGGAGAGGCGCGAGGGCGATGCCGGCGAGCGGCATCGGCTCCGGGCGCTAGCGGGAGACGCTCTTCGGTTGGGTCTGCATGGATAAGGTTTGGATGGGTGTAGCCGTGAAGCCGTCTCGTGGAGTGTCAACGAGCCGAGCCCGCCTACCCAGTCTGGCTGGCGACTGGCGAGCTTTGCCTTCAGCTCGAGTGCAAATGGAACCGAGCTCAGCCTCAAATCGAGTTTCAAACAAGCCAGCCAGGGTGGGCAGCTCACGAGGCATGGCCAAGGTGCGAACCGAACAAGCCAGCAGACGTGCCGCCGCACCTGCACCACGACCTGATGCCGGCGAAGCTCGGTTCAGGCTGTCATGGGAGCTGCTCTTCAAGACGTGTCTAAAATTAATCCACAAAATTGGACTTCGAGAATTAATACCTTCGTCCCATAGAAATCCACCATAATACTAGATGTGTCATATTCTAAGTTCATATTCATAACACTAGGATGCAGTGGTGGATCTAGATAGCGAGATTAGAGAGATCTGAACAAATTAGATAGAGATTTAGTCCCCTCTATctttgctataaaattttagagagtCTCGTGGGGACTTCAACAGCTTTAACGGGGTAGCTGGGGCTCGAGCCTCCGCCGCTCCCATGTTAAATCCGCCCCTACTACAATGTGTCATATCCAGcactagatttattttttgtatgaGTAGACAAGAAAACATATCtctagtatatttataaatctatTCATA from Oryza brachyantha chromosome 3, ObraRS2, whole genome shotgun sequence carries:
- the LOC102718997 gene encoding 2-carboxy-1,4-naphthoquinone phytyltransferase, chloroplastic isoform X1, giving the protein MPLAGIALAPLLVSHLACPRHRPRSSSSVAATTAARRRRPRALRRERCCATATAASGEGAEDGELSRGTLLWRAAKLPIYSVALVPLTVGSACAYHHAGSFFGKRYFVLLAAAVLVITWLNLSNDVYDSDTGADKDKKESVVHIIGSRTVTQNAANISLLFGFVGLFWAFAKAGDARFILLVICAILCGYVYQCPPFRLSYKGLGEPLCFAAFGPLATTAFYFSNSSRNTSSGTSLLPLNKTVIASSILVGLTTTLILFCSHFHQIDGDRAVGKMSPLVRIGTKMGSRLVTLGVVMLYVLLAAFGMSKCLPSTCTVLCAFTLPVGKLVVDYVLNNHEDNNKIFMAKYYCVRLHALFGMALACGLVLARNGRLV
- the LOC102718997 gene encoding 2-carboxy-1,4-naphthoquinone phytyltransferase, chloroplastic isoform X2 produces the protein MPLAGIALAPLLVSHLACPRHRPRSSSSVAATTAARRRRPRALRRERCCATATAASGEGAEDGELSRGTLLWRAAKLPIYSVALVPLTVGSACAYHHAGSFFGKRYFVLLAAAVLVITWLNLSNDVYDSDTGADKDKKESVVHIIGRTVTQNAANISLLFGFVGLFWAFAKAGDARFILLVICAILCGYVYQCPPFRLSYKGLGEPLCFAAFGPLATTAFYFSNSSRNTSSGTSLLPLNKTVIASSILVGLTTTLILFCSHFHQIDGDRAVGKMSPLVRIGTKMGSRLVTLGVVMLYVLLAAFGMSKCLPSTCTVLCAFTLPVGKLVVDYVLNNHEDNNKIFMAKYYCVRLHALFGMALACGLVLARNGRLV